The following is a genomic window from Rutidosis leptorrhynchoides isolate AG116_Rl617_1_P2 chromosome 8, CSIRO_AGI_Rlap_v1, whole genome shotgun sequence.
GCTAAATTACcattcaaatataattagcttCGAAATTTTTTTTAGGACCCCACTGGATTTTCATCCTGGAGTCGCCACTGCCCACCCCTACGGCCCTACCCATCAACACGTCCATCATTGTTAAAGATGTCTTAGTAAAAAAAGACTTGGCTCGCAACAACACATGACAATTCATCTATCTCGTTCAACTTTAAACATAATAGTTATAGCTGGAAACATAACAAATTTATTGTGGTAGTCATAGAAGGGTTGTAGATAATCATAGAATAATTTTGATAGGTTGTGTATATTAAAGTATGAGATCGAATTACTCGTTTTCTCGaataataagaaagaaaaaaaaaaacatttaatcttttaccTTATAGTTGAAAATAATAAAATGCCCGATTGAGTATTTGATATGCTAGACAatatagattattcaaaatttaccACATACCTTAAATCAAGGCCAAGTTGAGTATTTTTCATTACAAAATAAAGCCCAAAATACATGATGGTTACAATAACCAAAAGTGTGTCGAAATTAAAAGTTACGATGAATTTATAAGTGGTATGAGGAATTACGGGGAACCCCCCACCCCTCCTAACAAGAAATAAAGTTTTGGTTTGTTTCTTGAAATACAAGAAGCTTTGGCAGTAAGGAATGAGGTAATATGGTCGGCCGAATGtggcaaaatatcatatttaatacTTAGCAACTCAAGAATCGTAAGTGAATGAAGTAATTATGGAGCACATCACTGGCAAAAATACATGGAAATGGTAAGCAGTTTTATTCACATTTTTATTTGTCGCACTTCTCTCTACGGCATTGTTACGCTGGTGGAATAGTAGATGGTTATTTGGCCCGGTCGCAATATGGAGCTTTTGGATTTCAAGAAACAAAGTTTGTTTATCGACGAGTTCACGTGTTGGTCTGAGTGTTGTAAAGATGATCAAGAACAAAGCGTTCGAGTGGGCTTCATATGTGAAGATTTGCTATCCGCTTTAACTCTACTTTTGGGACTCTTAACCCTTGAGTTCTACTGTAATTCAATTTTTTGTTGTATTGTACTGAGCATATGTGTGTGTACGATGCCTTTCAATGCTTTTGATCACTTAGGTACTTTGATATTGGGCCTTTCTAATATATAGAGTAAAGATTATGAAGGTGCCATGTTCTGTATTTGGGCCGGCCATCATTTTGTTGGCTAGGTTCTTTTAACTTTTATAATATTTTGTTTGTTTTttgccccaaaaaaaaaaaaaaaaaaaaaccaaaagaaaataaaaatgaaaGAAGTAAAATTTGTATTTTCAGGGTATCGATCATCACAATCGATCATCATATACCTTGTCTTCTACCTTTATCATCACCATCCATCATCATATCAGGATTTTATGACAGCCTATATTAATCACCCTTGATTAATACTAATCTATTCTATACAAAAGTTTACTCATCTCCCTCCTcccatcatatattattttatcagAGGGGTAATTATGTCATTTCACATAATAAATTCTTATGAATTAGCTAATTGGAAGCAACAAGAGTTCCAGTTTGCACAGTTGTTGTAGATTTTTTGGAACACTCTTTTGATTTCTTAGATGAAACTTTCCATCTCCTTTCTCTTGCTTCATCACTCTCAATTTGTTCTTGCCTACATTCTTGGCTACAAAATGGAGTGTTCCCTCTGTAGTAAATTACAAAAATACCCATTAGAAATCTTCAAACTATATATTGATaacttattatttatatactttatATGGTACAGAATTTTATAAACAAAATACAACCTTTAATAAAATGGAATCTTTATTTTCGTTTTAttcattatgtttatgtttattgaaATGAGATTCTTAAAGTGCTTTTGTTCAGGTTCAATGAACCTACAAAACTTTACCATATTGGTTTATTCTCATATGATTCAGGTGAATATTCACCatcttaatttaatttaatttttttataatcAAAATAGCCAATGAaggtaaaaaaaaaacaaaaaaatggtCCATAATTCATAGGGTACAAACTATTCAATATGCACAACCATTTTATGCACACGTACAACCCTTCGGTGCATCAATTTCTGTACTCATAAATTAATTATTCATATTTCAGAGTGATATTCTTAAGGTACAATCAAGAAAACCTAACGTACAACTCAATACACAAGATATAACCATAAAAAAGTTTGACTTATTTTATACCTGTACATGAATATGTCAGTGTTGTAACCAAGTGGCTTAGAACAAAGAGTACAAGCTTCAAGAAAATGGGGTTCTTCGTATCCGGCGTAAGATAGCAAATCAGAACTCATAGCGTGTATATTAGCAAAGGGTTTATGATGATTGTTAAGATGAACTAGTGGTGCGTGGGTTAAAGATCGAGGGGCTGTGGGAAGGAATTCATGCTATGAAGAGGTGATCATTTATAGAATTTTGGAAGAGGGGTGTTTGGGATTGGGTGTATCAAGGAACATGGCCAAAACGTGTTCTAGTTCATCGATTCATGACACGTGTCAGTGAGAGCAGGGTCTACTAAAGTCTAGAGTCGTCTACGAAATAGGGGATTTAaatttaaaattgttttaaaaacAACATTACTTTTTGTATGGGagttgattcgtacaccaccttgtttttgccatacaccaccaaaacaattatttagacagttttacccttcatttgagaagttaaggggagttggtggtgaatataaggaagggtaaaaatgtccaaaaaatttatttagtggtgtatggcaaaatagaggtggtgtacggatcaactctCTTTTTCTATAATCGGAGGGGCCTGAATCTAGTGGCAAAAACCTTTTAATTATTTAGGAAGCTTTTTCTGTTATTTAGCTTTTGGTCCTTTAAGATTTATGCACTTTATAGTTTGATGCATCCTACGTATAATAAATCGTttgtggctatatatatatatatatatatatatatatatatatatatatatatatatatatatgtgttaaacAAATTCTCTCTTTTTAGTTggtaactagaaaaaaattcgaccgtgcgttgctgcggttgtattcgacgcggtcgaatttgaatatacgttgtttgtaacctaatatatctaataggttgagttgtttgttggacgtgtatttatatatatgtaatatagctcGAAATATCTAgtattttttaacgatgtccgtttcgcgtatagttagtcgcgttgtgttcgtaaaattatttcgagttaaacggtgatctcggaaaaatgtaactcgcaccgagcgagaatatagggctcgTTATCCAGTGTTTTTTTAACGTTGTCCGTTTCGGGTATAGATAGTCCCGTTGGATtcgtctgattttttcgagttgaaaggtggtctcgaaataatttaactcgcac
Proteins encoded in this region:
- the LOC139862652 gene encoding FCS-Like Zinc finger 3-like: MSSDLLSYAGYEEPHFLEACTLCSKPLGYNTDIFMYRGNTPFCSQECRQEQIESDEARERRWKVSSKKSKECSKKSTTTVQTGTLVASN